AAAGTACAACTTTTTTATATAATCAAAGTAAAGAGATAATTATAAATACAGCAAATGCTTCAATTGAAGATAGTATTAAGAATTTAGATAAAAAATCTCAAGATTCTTTAGAAAAAATCTCTTATCAAATAGCAAATCAAGTTGCTGAGTTTTTATATGAAAGAGATAAAGATTTGATTTTTTTATCAAAATTGGATTTAAACCAAAAAATTTTAGATAGTTTTTATGAATCAAAAAATAAAGATATTACTATTCATTCAGAATATTATTATGATGATGAAACAAATACATATAAATCTAAAGAAGAGTTTAAAAGTATTGAAAGAGATAAAAAAACAGCAACTTTAAAAGATAATGAAAAAGAGTTTAATTATATTGATCCTATAAATTACAAAACGAAAAATATTCCAATTTATAAAGAGATATCATTTTTTGATCTAAATGGTGTTGAAAAATACAAAGTTTCATCACTTAATAAAGAAAAAGTTGATGTATCAAATAGCAAAAATACATATGTAAAAGCTGAAAAATATTTTGAAGAAATAAAAAAATTAAAACAGAATGAAATTTATGTTTCAGATGTTATAGGTGAATATGTAGGAACAAAAGTTATTGGGACATTTACTAAAGAAAAAGCAAAAAAAGCTGGAATTGAATTTGAACCAAATAATTATGGATATGCAGGAGTTGAAAATCCTTTAGGAAAAAGATTTGAAGGTATAGTTAGATTTATTACACCGGTTTATAAAAATGGTGAAAAAATAGGTTATGTTTCACTAGCTTTAGACCACAGACATATACAAGAATATACAAATACAGTTAATCCAACTAATACAAGTTTAAAACAAAATATTTCAGATGCTACTTTAGGTAATTATGCATTTATGTGGGATTATGAAGGGAAAAGTATTGCTCATCCAAGAGATTATTCGATTCTTGGATATGATAAAAATACAGGTGAAAGAGTTATGCCTTGGTTAAGTGCTGATTTGGCTGAGAAATATTATCAATCTAATAAAAATATAAATGAGTTTTTAAAAGATTATCCAAAATTTGAAGAACAAAGTTTAAATAAAAAACCAAATTTAAAACAGCTAAAAGAGGATGGAAATGTTGGTCTTGATTGTAGATATCTAAATTTTGCACCTCAATGTGAAGGTTGGATGCAATTAACAGAAAATGGAGGTTATGGGTCATTTATTATTAATTGGAGTAATGTTTGGAAACTAACAACTGCTGCTGCTATTCCATATTATACAGGTAAATATGCAAATTCTAAACGAGGATTTGGATTTGTAACTATTGGAGCTAGTGTTGATGATTTTCATGCAGCTGCTAATAAAACTAAAAGTGATGTTTTGGATATATTAAAAAATCAAACTGAAAATATGTCAGAAATAATGACAGAAAATCAATTTGAGATAAAAAGTTTTATAAAAGCTTTAATAAATGAATTGACAATAATTACCTTTGCAATGGTTATATTAATTATTATAATTGCCTTACTAATGTCTGGATATTTAAGTAAAAAAATTGACCATATATTAATTGGAACGAAAAAATTTGCTAATAATGAATTAGATTATAGAATAAAAGTAACTTCAAAAGATGAAATAGGTCAATTAGAAAATTCATTTAATGAAATGGCAACAAAAATAGAGAAACTAATAATTGAAGAGAAAAAATTAAATAGTAATTTAGAACAAAAAGTAATTTTAGAAACTTCAAAACAAAAAGAACAAGAACAACTTTTAATCCAACAAACAAGACTAGCAGCAATGGGTGAAATGATTGGAAATATTGCTCATCAATGGAGACAACCTTTAAATGCATTAGGCTTAGTTTTACAAAATCTGAAATTTTCTTATGATATAGGAGAATTAAATGAAAATATGATGAGTAAATCAATAAATAAAGCAACAATGCTTACAAATAGTATGTCTAAAACAATAGATGATTTTAGAAATTTTTTCAAACCAAATAAAGCAAAAGAAGAGTTTAGTATAAATGAAAATGTATTTAAAGCAATAGAGTTAGTTGAATCAACATTTGAACATCATCATATAAAATTAGAAAAATATTTTTCTTTAGAAGAACCAAAGTTTTATGGTTTCCCAAATGAATTTTCACAAGTAATATTAAATATTCTTACAAATGCAAAAGATGCAATTTTTGAAAATAAAATAGAGAATCCTCTTGTAATAGTTCAAACAAAAATTGAAGATAGTAATATTCTTATTTCAATAAAAGATAATGGAAAAGGAATAAGTGAAGAGATAATAAACAAAATATTTGAACCATATTTTACAACTAAAGATGAAAGTAAGGGTACAGGAATTGGTCTTTATATGTCAAAATTGATTATTGAAAATAATATGGGTGGAAAAATAGAAGTTAAAAATGATGATGAAGGTGCAATTTTCACTATAAAATTGCCAATTAATAATAACTAATTAATTTGGATTAAATTTTAGAAAATTTAATCCAAAAAGTAAATAAACTATTGACAAACAAAGATTTATTAATTATACTTAAGCACTTTAAAAAACAAAAAAGGAGAGATTGATATGAAAATATTTGATTTTTATAATAACCATTTCATTAAAAGTGTAAACTCTCTTCTGCTTCTTTCTTTTTCCCTCTAATTATAATATTTTATAATAATTTACAACAAAATAATCAAAATAGCGTTTTTCTTTTTTTATTTAAAAAAAGATATAATTAATAACATTTTAAAAGGTTAATACAATGGATAAAAATAAAATTATAGTATTTGATACAACATTAAGAGATGGTGAACAAAGTCCTGGTTGTTCTATGAACACTGAGGAAAAATTAAAAGTTGCATTACAATTAGAAAAATTAGGTGTTGATGTAATAGAAGCTGGATTTGCAGCAGCAAGTCCTGGAGATTTTGATGCAGTAAGTAGAATTGCAGAGATTGTAAAAAATTCAAGTATCTGTTCTTTAGCAAGAGCAGTTGAGAATGATATTAAACAAGCTGGATTAGCAGTATCAAAAGCCCCAAAACATAGAATTCATACATTTATAGCAACAAGCCCAATTCATATGCAATATAAATTAAAAATGGCTCCAGATGAAGTAATAAAAAGAGCAATCCATGCAGTAGAGTATGCAAAAACTTTTGTTGATGATGTTGAGTTTTCTTTAGAAGATGCAGGAAGAAGTGAAATCTCTTTTATGAAAGAAGTTATGGATGCAGTTATAAGTGCAGGTGCAAGAACTATTAACTTACCAGATACTGTTGGATATAGATTACCAACTGAATTAGGTGCAATGGTTAAAGAATTAAGTGCTTATGCAGGGGATAGAGCAATTATTTCAGTTCACAATCACAATGACTTAGGATTAGCAACAGCTAACACTTTAGCAGCTGTTTTAAATGGAGCTAGACAAATTGAAGTAACAATAAATGGATTAGGTGAAAGAGCTGGAAATTCAGCTTTAGAAGAAGCTGTTATGGCTATTAAAACAAGAAAAGATGCTTTTGGTGACTTATATACTACGATTAATACTCCTGAAATTTATGCTACTTCAAGATTAGTTGCAACAATAACTGGTGTTGAGCCTCAACAAAATAAAGCAATTGTTGGTAAAAATGCTTTTGCACATGAAAGTGGAATTCATCAAGATGGTGTATTAAAACATCAAGAAACTTATGAAATTATGAGACCTGAAGATGTTGGAGTTATTAAAGACTCTACTTTAATTTTAGGAAAACATAGTGGACGTGCAGCATTTAAAGATAAAATTGCTCAATTAGGATTTGATAAAGTTAGTGATGAAGAATTAAATGCAGCATTTGAAAGATTTAAAGTTTTAGCTGATAAGAAAAAAGAGATTACAGATGATGATGTAAGAATGTTAATTACTGATGAAGCTTTAAATCATGACAAAACATATGATTTAATAGGATTACAAATTAGTGATTGTACAACAGGAGTTCCAACTGCTGCTGTTGCTATTAAATACAAAGATGAAATTATTAAAGATGCAGCTATTGGTGATGGAACTATGGATGCAATATTTAAAACAATTGATAGAATTACAGGTTATAACGGAGAATTAAAAGATTATAAAGTAATCTCTGTAACAGAAGGAAAAGATGCTTTAGCAAAAGTTACAACAAGAGTATCTTTTGATTCAACAAGCCCAGCTTTTGTAGGTCATGGATTAAGTATTGATACAATGTTAGCAACTGCGAAAGCTTACATTGGTGCATTAAATTCATATCTTTCTCAAAAAGAGAGACTTTCAAAAACTTGCGAACATCAAGTTTGAAAAGAGGATAACTTTTAGTTATCCTCTTTAAAAATTCATAAGGAATCTACTCGTGTTACAACTCTATTTTTTTCTTAGACTTCTTAGAGAATCTTTTCGTGATTTAATACCAATTATTTTGGTAATTTTATTTTTTCAGTTAGCAATTATTCAAAGTGTTCCTGATGGTTGGGTTAATACGGCTCTTGGTTTAGGAATTGTAGCAATAGGTTTAGCAATATTTTTACAAGGTTTAGAAATTGGAATATTTCCAGTTGGTGAATCATTAGCTAAAGATTTTGCTAAGTCAGGTCATGTAATTTGGATATTGATTTTTGGATTTCTTATAGGATTTGGTACAACAATAGCCGAACCTGCACTTGCAGTTATTGCTGATAAAGCAGCATCAATATCAAGTGGAAGAATAGATTCTAATATATTAAGATTAGTTGTAGCCTTATCTGTAGGTTTTGCAATATTATTAGGTGTTTACAGAATCATAAAAGGTCATCCAATCCACTACTATATCATCATAGGATATATCTTAGTTGTTGGAGTTACTTTTTTTGCTCCAAGTGAGATAATTGGTTTAGCTTATGATTTAGGAGGAGTTACAACTTCAACAGTTACTGTTCCTTTAGTTGCTGCACTTGGGATTGGTCTTGCTTCATCAATTAAAGGAAGAAATCCTGTTATTGATGGTTTTGGTCTTATTGCTTTTGCTTCATTAACTCCAATGATATTTGTTCAGATTTATGGAGTTTATGTTTATAATTTTGGAGAGGTAAAAGAAGTTACTCAAGTTGTTATACAAGCAACAGTTAGTACATCAACTACAATTAGTATTAGTTCAATTTTAAGTGGATTTTTTGCAGTAATAAGAGATGTTCTTCCTATTTTATTAATTATTTTATTTTTCCAATACATTATTTTAAAGAAAAGTATAGAAAAACCAAAAACTGTATTTTTAGGGTTTGCTTTAGTTATTGTTGGATTATATACATTTATTTTAGGATTAGAATTAGGATTGTTTTCACTTGGTGAAACAATGGCTTATCAATTAACAAAAGGTAATTCTGTATTTATAATTTATGCTTTTGCATTTGCAATTGGATTTTCAACAACTATGGCAGAACCAGCTCTTATGGCAATTGCAAAAAAAGCAAAAGAGATAAGTGATGGAAAAGTTAATGATTTTGTTCTAAGACTATTTGTTGCTTTTGGTGTTGCAATTGGTATTGCATTAGGGGCATTTAGAATAGTTGATGGTGGACATATTCACTACTACATAATTGTTGGATATATTGTTGTAATAATTCTTACTTTTATTGCACCAAAATATATAATTCCAATAGCTTATGATAGTGGAGGGGTTACAACTTCAACAGTTACTGTTCCTTTAGTTGCAGCTTTAGGAATTGGGCTTGCTTCAAATATTGAAGGAAGAAGTTCTTTAATTGATGGATTTGGACTTATCGCTTTTGCTTCATTATTTCCAATGATAACAGTTATGCTTTGTGGTGTAATTATTGAAAAAATGGGAGTTAAATCAGATACCCAAATTGAACATGAAGAGTTATTAAGAGATGCTTTAGTTGATGCAGATAATATGGAATTATCAACTGTAAATATAGATGGTTCAAAAATTAGACACTCTTTAGTATTACAATTTAGTGCAGTTGTGATAATAATTCCAGAAGACAAAAAAGATGATGCAATTATGGCAGCACAAAAAGCAGGAGCATCAGGTGTTACACTTTTAAATGCACAAGGAATAGGTCTAGAAGGAATGGCAAATTTCTATAGAACTTCTTTTGAAGCAAAAGATGTGTTACTATTATTTTTATTACCACAGCATTTAGTAAATGAGGTTATAAAATCTATTATTCATTCATTACATATTACAACAACAGGAAAAGGAGTTGCTTTTGCTTTCCCTTTATCTCATATGAAAGGTATCTCTTTAACAAAAGAGGATATTTTTAAAGAAAAAGCTTATCAAGTTAATATAAATAAAGATGAAGAGTTAGGAGAAATTAGGTGATTCAACTAGAAAATTTCCAACAAGTAGAAGAAGCTATTAATAATAATGATGCAGTATTAATATATTTTAGTGGAGAGAATTGTTCAGTTTGTAAAGTTTTAAAACCAAAAATTGAAGAAGAAGTAATTAAAAATTTCCCAAATTTTAGACTTTATGAGATAAAAACGGATATTTATAAAGAACTTACAAGTCAATTTACTGTATTTTCTATTCCAACTACAATCATATTTTTTGATAAAAAAGAGTTCAAAAGATATGGAAGAAATATGAGTATTCCTCTATTTTTAGAAGAAATACAACGACCTTATAATTTAATGTGTGAGTAATATGAAAAGAACTTTATTAATTTTTTTAATTATTTTTATTGTTATGCAGTTTATTCAAACTGATAAAACAAATCCAAAAGTAGATAAAAATATTGAGATAAAAGCAAGTGAAGAGGTAATGAAAATTTTTAAAACAGCTTGTTATGATTGTCACTCAAATGAGACAGTTTATCCTTGGTATTCAAATATTGCTCCTTTTTCTTGGGTTGTTTCAAATCATATAAATGAAGGTAGAAAAGCATTGAATTTTTCTACTTGGGAAAATTATAGTGATGAAGAGAAAAAAGAGCATTTAAAAGATATTTATAGAACAGTTTATGCTTCAATGCCATTACAAAGTTATCTTTGGATTCATGATGATGCAATTTTAACTAAAGAGCAAAGAACTTTGATTAGAGATTGGACAGGGGTTAGACCTAAGTGAGAGAAGAAGTAGCAGAACTTTTAGCTAATAAAAAAGAGTTATTAACAATTACTTATTTTAAACTTCAAAAATTATTTGAAAAAAAATATGGAAAAAATACTGTAGTTCTTATGGAAATAGGAACTTTTTTTGAAGTTTATGAAGTAAATAATGATGAAGAACATATTGGAAAAGCAAAAGAGATAGCTGAACTTTTAAATATTCAGTTAACAAGAAAAAATAAAGCTATTTTAGAAAACTCAAAAGAAAATCCAATAATGGCTGGAGTTCCAGCAATTTCACTTGAAAAACATCTTGCAAGAATTATTGCTGAGCAAAAATACACAGTTGTTTTAATCAAACAAAAGGGAATTCCACCAAATGTTACTAGATATTTAGACACAGTTGTAAGTCCAGGGACAAACTTTGATTTTGTAATTTCACAAGATGAAAACAATATAACTTCGCTTTTAATTGACCAAATTAGAGGTATTTATTTAGTTGGTTATAGTGCTATTGATGTAACAACTGGAAAGTGTTATTACAACGAAGTTCATGGAACAAGTGAAGATAAATTTTTTGCTTTAGATGAAGTATTTAATTATATGAATATGCACAAAACAAATGAAATAATTATTAGTTTTGCAGATAAAAATATAAATCAAAAAGAGGTTATTGATTATTTAGAACTCTCTTTAAAAACTTTTCATATTGGAAGTTTTAGACCAAAAATCTCTTATCAAAATGAACTTTTTAAAAATGTATTTAATATAGAATCTTTATTAACTTCTATTGAACATCTTGATATGGAAAGAGTTCCTTTAAGTACTGAATCACTGGCAGTTTTAATTGATTTTGTAATTGGACATGATTCAAATATTATTCAAAAACTCTCACACCCTGTAAAACTTGATGTTAGTAGATATATTTATCTTGGGAATAACGCCCTTGAACAATTAAATGTAATAGAAACAACACACAATCCAAGTTTAATAAAACTAATAAACAATACTTCAACAGCAATGGGAAAAAGACTTTTAAAAGAGAGACTTACCCATCCAGTTAAAGATAGTAAAGAGATTTTACGAAGACTTGCTCTTTCAAAAGAGCTTTATGATTATCATGCTCCAATAGAAAATGAGTTAGCAAATATTTATGATATTGAAAGATTAACAAGAAGAATTAAACTTAATCGTCTTCATCCTTTTGAGTTAAATTATTTGTATGATTCACTTTTAAGTATCAAAGAAGTTGTAACTTTTATGGAGAATTATAAGTTTATAACTCCACCTTGTAGTAGTGCTGATTTGGCTTTGTTTATTCAATCAATTGATTCAACTTTTGACTTAAATATTAGTGGAAAATATATGCTAAAAGATGTAGATACAAATATGATAAGTTCAGGGATAAACACTCAAATAGATGAATTAAATGTTCAAAATGAGGTTTTATATTCAAAATTAGAGCTTTTACAAAAACATATTTTATTCTTTATAAAATCTGATGATTCAAATTTTGTAGGAATAAATAGACTTGATAAAGAGGGATTTTTTATCACTTTAACTAAAAATAGATTTAATTCAATCAAAGAAGAGTTGATGAATTCTCATTTGATTGTGGATGATGAATTGTATTTGTTTAAAGATTTTACAATAAGAATTCAAACAAACTCTGTGAAAATATTTTGTAAATTAACAGAAGATGTTTCAGATAAATATGTACATAATTTACGAAAAATAATAGAGTTAAATAAACTTGTATTTAAAGAAAAAATTCTTGAATTTGAGAAAAAATTTGCTACTTTACTTCAAGAATTAGTACAGTTTATAGCAGAAGTTGATTTAACAGTTTCAAATATAAAAACAGCAAAAAAATATAATTATACTTGTCCAAAAATTGTAAAAACAAAAGATAATGAAAACTTTTTAGAGTTGATTGATTTGCGACATCCAATAATTGAAGCAAATGAAGAGCAGGGAATTTATGTACCAAATGACATTATTTTGGGAGAATTATCACTTGCTTCAAAAGAGTATAATGATAATGTAATTATCAAAAACTCAAATCCTGTAAATATGTATAACAATAAAATGCATGGAGTTTTACTTTATGGAATAAACTCTTCAGGAAAATCTTCACTTATGAAAGCTATTGGAATCTCTGTAATCATGGCACAAGCTGGATTTTATGTACCTTGTAAGTCTATGAGATTTTCTATATTTGATGCTGTATATACTAGAATTAGTGGAGCTGATAATATTGCAAAAGGTTTATCTTCATTTGCAGTTGAGATGTTGGAGTTAAAAAATATTTTTAATAGAGCAACTAAAAATTCTTTGATTTTAGGTGATGAAATTTCACATAGCACTGAAACAATGAGTGGATTAAGTATTGTTGCAAGTTCTATTTTAAAATTAGCAAAACTA
The genomic region above belongs to Arcobacter ellisii and contains:
- a CDS encoding thioredoxin family protein → MIQLENFQQVEEAINNNDAVLIYFSGENCSVCKVLKPKIEEEVIKNFPNFRLYEIKTDIYKELTSQFTVFSIPTTIIFFDKKEFKRYGRNMSIPLFLEEIQRPYNLMCE
- a CDS encoding DUF1538 family protein; this encodes MLQLYFFLRLLRESFRDLIPIILVILFFQLAIIQSVPDGWVNTALGLGIVAIGLAIFLQGLEIGIFPVGESLAKDFAKSGHVIWILIFGFLIGFGTTIAEPALAVIADKAASISSGRIDSNILRLVVALSVGFAILLGVYRIIKGHPIHYYIIIGYILVVGVTFFAPSEIIGLAYDLGGVTTSTVTVPLVAALGIGLASSIKGRNPVIDGFGLIAFASLTPMIFVQIYGVYVYNFGEVKEVTQVVIQATVSTSTTISISSILSGFFAVIRDVLPILLIILFFQYIILKKSIEKPKTVFLGFALVIVGLYTFILGLELGLFSLGETMAYQLTKGNSVFIIYAFAFAIGFSTTMAEPALMAIAKKAKEISDGKVNDFVLRLFVAFGVAIGIALGAFRIVDGGHIHYYIIVGYIVVIILTFIAPKYIIPIAYDSGGVTTSTVTVPLVAALGIGLASNIEGRSSLIDGFGLIAFASLFPMITVMLCGVIIEKMGVKSDTQIEHEELLRDALVDADNMELSTVNIDGSKIRHSLVLQFSAVVIIIPEDKKDDAIMAAQKAGASGVTLLNAQGIGLEGMANFYRTSFEAKDVLLLFLLPQHLVNEVIKSIIHSLHITTTGKGVAFAFPLSHMKGISLTKEDIFKEKAYQVNINKDEELGEIR
- a CDS encoding 2-isopropylmalate synthase, encoding MDKNKIIVFDTTLRDGEQSPGCSMNTEEKLKVALQLEKLGVDVIEAGFAAASPGDFDAVSRIAEIVKNSSICSLARAVENDIKQAGLAVSKAPKHRIHTFIATSPIHMQYKLKMAPDEVIKRAIHAVEYAKTFVDDVEFSLEDAGRSEISFMKEVMDAVISAGARTINLPDTVGYRLPTELGAMVKELSAYAGDRAIISVHNHNDLGLATANTLAAVLNGARQIEVTINGLGERAGNSALEEAVMAIKTRKDAFGDLYTTINTPEIYATSRLVATITGVEPQQNKAIVGKNAFAHESGIHQDGVLKHQETYEIMRPEDVGVIKDSTLILGKHSGRAAFKDKIAQLGFDKVSDEELNAAFERFKVLADKKKEITDDDVRMLITDEALNHDKTYDLIGLQISDCTTGVPTAAVAIKYKDEIIKDAAIGDGTMDAIFKTIDRITGYNGELKDYKVISVTEGKDALAKVTTRVSFDSTSPAFVGHGLSIDTMLATAKAYIGALNSYLSQKERLSKTCEHQV
- a CDS encoding sensor histidine kinase yields the protein MKNLSIRIKLIIIFILIKILPLLFIAYIAYEGVLKLDTYLNKSTTFLYNQSKEIIINTANASIEDSIKNLDKKSQDSLEKISYQIANQVAEFLYERDKDLIFLSKLDLNQKILDSFYESKNKDITIHSEYYYDDETNTYKSKEEFKSIERDKKTATLKDNEKEFNYIDPINYKTKNIPIYKEISFFDLNGVEKYKVSSLNKEKVDVSNSKNTYVKAEKYFEEIKKLKQNEIYVSDVIGEYVGTKVIGTFTKEKAKKAGIEFEPNNYGYAGVENPLGKRFEGIVRFITPVYKNGEKIGYVSLALDHRHIQEYTNTVNPTNTSLKQNISDATLGNYAFMWDYEGKSIAHPRDYSILGYDKNTGERVMPWLSADLAEKYYQSNKNINEFLKDYPKFEEQSLNKKPNLKQLKEDGNVGLDCRYLNFAPQCEGWMQLTENGGYGSFIINWSNVWKLTTAAAIPYYTGKYANSKRGFGFVTIGASVDDFHAAANKTKSDVLDILKNQTENMSEIMTENQFEIKSFIKALINELTIITFAMVILIIIIALLMSGYLSKKIDHILIGTKKFANNELDYRIKVTSKDEIGQLENSFNEMATKIEKLIIEEKKLNSNLEQKVILETSKQKEQEQLLIQQTRLAAMGEMIGNIAHQWRQPLNALGLVLQNLKFSYDIGELNENMMSKSINKATMLTNSMSKTIDDFRNFFKPNKAKEEFSINENVFKAIELVESTFEHHHIKLEKYFSLEEPKFYGFPNEFSQVILNILTNAKDAIFENKIENPLVIVQTKIEDSNILISIKDNGKGISEEIINKIFEPYFTTKDESKGTGIGLYMSKLIIENNMGGKIEVKNDDEGAIFTIKLPINNN
- a CDS encoding MutS-related protein codes for the protein MREEVAELLANKKELLTITYFKLQKLFEKKYGKNTVVLMEIGTFFEVYEVNNDEEHIGKAKEIAELLNIQLTRKNKAILENSKENPIMAGVPAISLEKHLARIIAEQKYTVVLIKQKGIPPNVTRYLDTVVSPGTNFDFVISQDENNITSLLIDQIRGIYLVGYSAIDVTTGKCYYNEVHGTSEDKFFALDEVFNYMNMHKTNEIIISFADKNINQKEVIDYLELSLKTFHIGSFRPKISYQNELFKNVFNIESLLTSIEHLDMERVPLSTESLAVLIDFVIGHDSNIIQKLSHPVKLDVSRYIYLGNNALEQLNVIETTHNPSLIKLINNTSTAMGKRLLKERLTHPVKDSKEILRRLALSKELYDYHAPIENELANIYDIERLTRRIKLNRLHPFELNYLYDSLLSIKEVVTFMENYKFITPPCSSADLALFIQSIDSTFDLNISGKYMLKDVDTNMISSGINTQIDELNVQNEVLYSKLELLQKHILFFIKSDDSNFVGINRLDKEGFFITLTKNRFNSIKEELMNSHLIVDDELYLFKDFTIRIQTNSVKIFCKLTEDVSDKYVHNLRKIIELNKLVFKEKILEFEKKFATLLQELVQFIAEVDLTVSNIKTAKKYNYTCPKIVKTKDNENFLELIDLRHPIIEANEEQGIYVPNDIILGELSLASKEYNDNVIIKNSNPVNMYNNKMHGVLLYGINSSGKSSLMKAIGISVIMAQAGFYVPCKSMRFSIFDAVYTRISGADNIAKGLSSFAVEMLELKNIFNRATKNSLILGDEISHSTETMSGLSIVASSILKLAKLEAIFVFATHLHQLPEIEEIQKLKNIIALHLSVMYKDEEDKLIFDRKLAYGSGSSMYGLEYAKSLHMDKEFLSVANEIRKKLTDDYSAIERLTQRKTSKYNNNVFASSCVICGRACDDVHHIKEQARANKDGFIGHINANHKYNLIPLCKEHHKMVHDGTININGFIATSKGLELHYTMVEN
- a CDS encoding heme-binding domain-containing protein → MKRTLLIFLIIFIVMQFIQTDKTNPKVDKNIEIKASEEVMKIFKTACYDCHSNETVYPWYSNIAPFSWVVSNHINEGRKALNFSTWENYSDEEKKEHLKDIYRTVYASMPLQSYLWIHDDAILTKEQRTLIRDWTGVRPK